ATTATGAAATTGCAAAAAGAGATCTTAAAATGGCCAAAGAAAAAGGTTTCAGCTCTGCTTTTTTAATTGCATATAAAAATGGTGAAAAAGTAAGTATTCAAGATGCGCTTAAACAATACGCTACAGTTCATAAAAACTAATTTTACACCTCAATATTTTGCATAGTGTTTTAAAAATAAAAACAAAATGTGTCGTTTTTTTTCTAATGGCAAGCATAGCTGTTTTTTCTCAATCAAAAGATAAATTTATTGTTATCCTTGATGCTGGTCATGGAGGTAAAGATCCTGGAAATTCTTACCATGGATTTATAGAAAAAGAAATTGCACTAAAAACAACTTTGCAACTCGAAAAACATTTGAATGAAGATCCAGATATTAAGGTGATTCATACCAGGAAATCGGATGTGTTTATTGAACTTAAAGACCGACCACACAAAGCAAATAGTCTGCATGCAGATTTGTTTATTTCCATTCATTGTAATTCAGTGAAAAATCCTGTGCCTTATGGGACAGAGACATTTGTAATGGGTTTGACCCGAAGCAAAGGAAATCTTGAAATTGCCAAACAAGAGAATTCTGTTATTTTATTAGAGAAAGATTACAAAAGAAGCTATAAAGGATTTGATCCTAAAAATCCAGAAACATTAATAGGTTTAAAAATTTTACAAGAAGATTACTTAGATCGGAGTATTCGATTGGCATCAAAAATAGAGGGTAATTTTATACACAAACTCAATCGAAAATCTCGAGGTATCAAACAAACTCCATTGTGGGTGTTAGATGCAGCGTACATGCCAAGTGTTTTAATTGAGCTTGGTTTTTTAAGCAATAAAAGCGAAGGGGCTTATCTCAACTCTGCGGAAGGACAAAAAAACATGGCACAAGCAATTGCATCTGCCATAATTGCTTACAAAAAAGAATACTTTGATACAAGTTCTTCAAATGACAATGATGATTTGAAAGAAGTTTCAAAAACGAAATCATCCCCTGTAGATAAAAAATCAACGTTTAAGGGAACTTTATCAGACATAAATTCTAAACAATCTAAAACTAATGTTGTTTTTAAAGTGCAATTTGCATCGGGTAATAAAAAGTTGGATTTAAAGCCTCAGAACTTTAAAGGTTTAAAAGACGTTTCAGTTCAATCTAGCTCTGGATCTTTGTTTACTTATTTTTATGGAGAAGCAAATACGTATGCTGCGGCCAAAGAAGATTTGAAAAAGGTTCAATTAAAAGGTTATACAACTGCTTATATTGTAGCGTTTCAGAACGGAAAAAATATAAGTATTAAAGAAGCACTTAAATTATTATAACAAGTCAAATATTTTATATTAAATTTGTAAAAAATACAGGAATTTTGAAAATATCACGAGAAATTAAAACTGCAATTTTAGTTATTGCATCCATATCACTTTTTATTTGGGGTTACAGTTTTTTAAAAGGAAAAGACTTGTTTACGGATTATAAAACTTTTTTTGTAGAGTATAATAGTGTTGAAGGTCTTACGTCATCTGCTCCGGTAACTCTTAATGGCTTGATTATAGGTAAGGTAAGCAGTATTACTATTAATGCAAATACAGGTAAACTGCTTGTAGAGTTACAATTGAAAACTGATTTTCCTATTTCAAAAAGTAGTATAGCATCACTTTATGAGCCAAGTTTTATTGGCGGTAAGCAAATAGCGATTATGCCTAATTTCAATGATAAAGAATTAGCTATTGAAGGTCAGTTTTTTCAAAGCGGAATTAAGCTTGGTTTAACCGATAAAGTAGGAGATCAATTAGCGCCTTTGCAAGACAAACTTGAAAAATTATTAGGTAATACGGATAAATTAATTTCAGGATTGAATAATGTTTTAGATGAAAAAGGTCAAGCTGATATCAAATTGACTCTTGCTGAATTGAGTCAAACAGTGGCTGAGTTTCATAAACTTTCAACTAGTGTGAATGATTTATTAGCTACTAATAAAACACAAATTAATGGTGTTGTAACTAATTTGAATAAAGTTTCAGGTAATTTTTCAAAAATTTCAGATTCACTAAATAAGGCTGATTTAGGGAAAACAGTTAAAAATTTAAATGCTACCTTGAGTCGTGTTGATGGTATCATGCTCAATTTAGAGTCAGGCAAGGGAACTATTGGTAAATTATTAAAGGATGAATCTTTTTATCAAAATATTAAAACATCTACTAAAGAGTTAGAGCTGCTTCTCCAAGATATTAGGTTGTATCCTACTAGATACGTGAATATTTCAGTGTTTGGAAAGAAAAATAAACCATACGTTGGGCCGGAAAATGACACCATTAAATTAAAGTAAATATAAATTAAAATGAGCTACTTAGACAATATTTTATTTGCCATAACGCTGGCAATAGGTTTTGGATATTTTTTTATTAGTGTAAAAAAAATAAGAAGAAATATAAATTTAGGAACCGCTGTTGATCGTACAGATAATCCTAAAGCGAGATGGACTAACATGGCCATGATAGCACTTGGACAATCAAAAATGGTAAAGAGACCTGTAGCAGGTATTTTACACATTATAGTTTACATAGGTTTTGTAATCATTAACATTGAGTTGTTAGAAATTATTATTGATGGACTTTTTG
This portion of the Flavobacterium sp. CECT 9288 genome encodes:
- a CDS encoding N-acetylmuramoyl-L-alanine amidase produces the protein MASIAVFSQSKDKFIVILDAGHGGKDPGNSYHGFIEKEIALKTTLQLEKHLNEDPDIKVIHTRKSDVFIELKDRPHKANSLHADLFISIHCNSVKNPVPYGTETFVMGLTRSKGNLEIAKQENSVILLEKDYKRSYKGFDPKNPETLIGLKILQEDYLDRSIRLASKIEGNFIHKLNRKSRGIKQTPLWVLDAAYMPSVLIELGFLSNKSEGAYLNSAEGQKNMAQAIASAIIAYKKEYFDTSSSNDNDDLKEVSKTKSSPVDKKSTFKGTLSDINSKQSKTNVVFKVQFASGNKKLDLKPQNFKGLKDVSVQSSSGSLFTYFYGEANTYAAAKEDLKKVQLKGYTTAYIVAFQNGKNISIKEALKLL
- a CDS encoding MlaD family protein; the protein is MKISREIKTAILVIASISLFIWGYSFLKGKDLFTDYKTFFVEYNSVEGLTSSAPVTLNGLIIGKVSSITINANTGKLLVELQLKTDFPISKSSIASLYEPSFIGGKQIAIMPNFNDKELAIEGQFFQSGIKLGLTDKVGDQLAPLQDKLEKLLGNTDKLISGLNNVLDEKGQADIKLTLAELSQTVAEFHKLSTSVNDLLATNKTQINGVVTNLNKVSGNFSKISDSLNKADLGKTVKNLNATLSRVDGIMLNLESGKGTIGKLLKDESFYQNIKTSTKELELLLQDIRLYPTRYVNISVFGKKNKPYVGPENDTIKLK